Proteins encoded in a region of the Limanda limanda chromosome 17, fLimLim1.1, whole genome shotgun sequence genome:
- the hoxb4a gene encoding homeobox protein Hox-B4a, whose product MAMSSYLINSNYVDPKFPPCEEYSQSDYLPNHSPDYYSSQRQEPAAFQADSVYHHHQLPPAHPQNPHPHRGEPPYTPCQRAGQPASVLMSPRGHVLPPAGLRTSPVPEQSLRCDSVTPSPPPSCGQTPHSQGASSPASNRKDPVVYPWMKKVHVNILNPNYTGADAKRSRTAYTRQQVLELEKEFHYNRYLTRRRRVEIAHTLCLSERQIKIWFQNRRMKWKKDHKLPNTKVRSGTTGSSNTNSQALTGSQNRSAGPL is encoded by the exons ATGGCCATGAGCTCCTATTTGATCAACTCCAACTATGTGGACCCGAAGTTCCCCCCGTGCGAGGAGTACTCACAGAGCGACTATCTGCCCAACCACTCTCCGGACTACTACAGCTCCCAGAGGCAGGAGCCGGCCGCTTTCCAGGCGGACTCCgtctaccaccaccaccagctccCCCCAGCACACCCCCAGAACCCCCACCCGCACCGAGGCGAGCCGCCCTACACGCCGTGCCAGCGCGCCGGGCAGCCCGCCTCGGTGCTGATGTCCCCCCGGGGTCACGTCCTCCCCCCGGCCGGGCTGCGGACCAGTCCCGTCCCGGAGCAGAGTCTCCGCTGCGACTCGGTGACACCCAGCCCGCCTCCGTCGTGCGGCCAGACGCCCCACAGCCAGGGCGCCTCGTCCCCGGCGAGCAACCGCAAGGACCCCGTCGTCTACCCATGGATGAAGAAAGTCCATGTAAACATCC TGAATCCAAACTACACAGGGGCTGACGCGAAGCGGTCCCGGACGGCCTACACCCGCCAGCAGGTCCTGGAGCTCGAGAAGGAGTTCCACTACAACCGGTACCTGACGCGCAGGCGCAGGGTGGAGATCGCGCACACGCTTTGCCTGTCAGAGCGGCAGATCAAGATCTGGTTCCAGAACCGGAGGATGAAATGGAAGAAGGACCACAAGCTGCCCAACACTAAGGTCCGCTCCGGGACAACcggcagcagcaacacaaactcCCAGGCCCTCACCGGCTCCCAGAACCGCTCCGCCGGACCTCTATAG